In Ruminococcaceae bacterium BL-6, a genomic segment contains:
- the adh gene encoding Alcohol dehydrogenase (Evidence 2a : Function from experimental evidences in other organisms; PubMedId : 9278503; Product type e : enzyme): MQDFVYHSSTEVIFGKGAELKVPEAAKRYGATRILLVYGGGSVVRSRLLGKMENALRDAGLFVQSFGGAKPNPRLQHARDGVKAALEMKADLILAVGGGSVLDTAKAIAIGAANPETDIWEFWLRKKKVEKALPVGTVLTISASGSETSDSAVLTDEETNTKRGLNCYQNRPKFSALDPELTYTLPKHQIACGVVDIMMHTMDRYFNPVVTNEVTDAIAEALLRVVIANGPKALENPHGYQPMSELMWAGSLSHNGLTGLGGKMDFAPHQLGHELSGKFDATHGASLSTIWGAWATHCWRTDPARFVRFGKNVWGVEDADPEKAVPKTIATVNSYFRSLDMPTCFSELGIGVQPDEVLRDLARRCMFDNTRTIGTFQVLNGSDAYEIYKLANH, from the coding sequence ATGCAGGATTTCGTCTACCACTCCTCAACGGAAGTTATTTTTGGCAAGGGTGCGGAGCTGAAGGTGCCGGAGGCCGCGAAAAGATACGGCGCGACCCGCATTTTGCTGGTATACGGCGGCGGAAGCGTCGTCAGAAGCAGACTGCTCGGCAAGATGGAAAACGCCCTGCGGGACGCCGGCCTGTTCGTGCAGAGCTTCGGCGGCGCGAAGCCGAATCCAAGGCTTCAGCACGCGCGCGACGGGGTGAAGGCCGCGCTTGAAATGAAAGCCGACCTGATCCTCGCCGTGGGCGGCGGCAGCGTGCTCGACACCGCAAAGGCGATCGCGATCGGCGCGGCCAACCCCGAAACCGACATCTGGGAGTTCTGGCTGCGCAAAAAGAAAGTGGAAAAAGCGCTGCCCGTCGGGACGGTGCTGACCATCTCCGCTTCCGGAAGCGAAACGAGCGATTCCGCGGTTCTTACCGACGAGGAGACGAACACCAAGCGCGGGCTCAACTGCTACCAGAACCGGCCCAAGTTCTCGGCGCTGGACCCGGAGCTGACCTATACCCTTCCGAAGCACCAGATCGCTTGCGGCGTGGTGGATATCATGATGCACACGATGGACCGCTATTTCAACCCCGTCGTCACGAACGAAGTGACCGACGCGATCGCCGAGGCGCTTCTGCGCGTCGTGATCGCGAACGGGCCGAAAGCGCTGGAAAACCCGCACGGCTACCAGCCCATGAGCGAGCTGATGTGGGCGGGCAGCCTTTCGCACAACGGGCTGACCGGCCTGGGCGGAAAAATGGACTTTGCGCCCCACCAGCTCGGCCACGAGCTGAGCGGGAAATTCGACGCGACGCACGGGGCCTCGCTTTCCACGATCTGGGGCGCGTGGGCGACCCACTGCTGGCGCACCGATCCCGCCCGCTTCGTCCGGTTCGGGAAGAACGTTTGGGGCGTGGAGGACGCCGACCCGGAGAAGGCCGTTCCGAAAACCATCGCCACCGTGAATTCCTATTTCCGCTCGCTCGACATGCCCACCTGCTTTTCCGAGCTCGGCATCGGGGTTCAGCCCGACGAGGTCCTGCGCGACCTTGCGCGGCGCTGCATGTTCGACAACACCCGCACGATCGGCACGTTCCAGGTGCTGAACGGCAGCGACGCCTACGAAATCTACAAGCTTGCCAATCACTGA
- a CDS encoding Lactoylglutathione lyase: MNATFLHYNFNVLDLDRSIAFYKKALGFTEKRRKNAKDGSFVIVFLTDGQTGFELELTWLRDRHEPYNLGDNEMHLAVRVPDKKEAHALHESMGCICYENHDMDLYFINDPDGYWIEILD, from the coding sequence ATGAACGCAACTTTCCTTCATTACAATTTCAACGTGCTGGACCTCGACCGGAGCATCGCCTTTTATAAGAAGGCGCTCGGCTTTACGGAAAAACGCCGCAAGAACGCGAAAGACGGCTCGTTCGTCATCGTCTTCCTGACTGACGGGCAGACAGGTTTCGAACTGGAGCTGACCTGGCTGCGCGACCGGCACGAGCCCTACAATCTGGGCGACAACGAGATGCACCTGGCGGTGCGCGTGCCGGACAAAAAAGAGGCCCACGCTCTGCACGAGAGCATGGGCTGTATCTGCTATGAAAACCACGACATGGATCTTTATTTTATCAACGACCCTGACGGGTACTGGATCGAGATTCTGGACTGA
- a CDS encoding putative Uncharacterized ABC transporter permease YknZ (Evidence 3 : Putative function from multiple computational evidences) yields the protein MNLWENIRLALAGLAANKMRALLTMLGIIIGIGSVIAISSVGDAMTNSVTSVLESFGITNIQVMLAPKDNENGSYQTDEEDLMTDDMIQKYQEKFDGRINAVGLSSDAVTGKISFRHKTYKVNVTGVNDGYATTGNVKIKNGRFLTEKDVQRAKNITVISEKLAAILFPSGQNPVGSTIKVTMDSGRETFTVVGVYEDVSLSNGMMAAMMDQGDTTNFYIPVSAAKRLTDADPGYFSFIVSALVGSDYAKVSKDTENFFNAYYTKNEKFRIRATSLDSQLTEMNRVMDTMKLAIAVIAGISLLVGGIGVMNIMLVSVTERTREIGIRKALGAKDSAIRVQFIVESMIICVIGGVLGIITGGLLGQLGSILIHEPVIPSLNSIIIAVGFSMAIGIFFGYYPANKAAKLDPIEALRYE from the coding sequence ATGAACCTGTGGGAAAACATCAGGCTCGCCCTGGCCGGGCTTGCCGCAAACAAAATGCGTGCCCTGCTCACCATGCTGGGTATCATCATCGGCATCGGCTCCGTCATCGCGATCTCCTCGGTGGGCGACGCGATGACCAATTCCGTCACGAGCGTGCTGGAAAGCTTCGGCATCACCAACATTCAGGTGATGCTCGCCCCAAAGGACAACGAGAACGGCAGCTACCAGACGGATGAGGAAGACCTGATGACCGACGACATGATCCAAAAGTATCAGGAAAAATTCGACGGGCGGATCAACGCCGTGGGCCTGAGCTCCGACGCCGTCACCGGCAAGATCTCGTTCCGCCACAAAACCTATAAGGTGAACGTGACGGGGGTCAACGACGGATACGCCACCACCGGGAACGTCAAGATCAAAAACGGGCGCTTCCTGACGGAAAAGGATGTCCAGCGCGCCAAAAACATCACCGTGATTTCCGAAAAGCTGGCGGCCATCCTGTTCCCCTCCGGGCAAAATCCCGTCGGCTCGACGATCAAGGTCACGATGGACAGCGGGCGTGAGACGTTCACCGTCGTCGGCGTCTATGAGGATGTTTCGCTCTCCAACGGCATGATGGCCGCGATGATGGACCAGGGAGACACGACGAACTTCTACATCCCGGTCAGCGCCGCCAAGCGCCTGACCGACGCCGACCCCGGATATTTCAGCTTCATCGTGAGCGCGCTGGTCGGCTCGGACTACGCGAAGGTTTCCAAAGACACGGAAAACTTCTTCAACGCCTATTACACGAAAAACGAAAAATTCCGCATCAGGGCCACAAGCCTGGATTCCCAGCTGACCGAGATGAACCGGGTGATGGACACCATGAAGCTCGCCATCGCGGTCATCGCGGGCATCTCCCTCCTGGTGGGCGGCATCGGCGTCATGAACATCATGCTGGTGTCCGTTACCGAGCGCACCCGCGAAATCGGGATCCGCAAGGCGCTGGGCGCGAAAGACAGCGCGATCCGCGTGCAGTTCATCGTGGAATCCATGATCATCTGCGTGATCGGCGGCGTTCTGGGGATCATCACGGGCGGCCTTTTGGGGCAGCTGGGCTCCATCCTGATCCACGAGCCTGTGATTCCCTCCCTGAACTCCATTATCATCGCCGTCGGCTTTTCCATGGCGATCGGCATCTTCTTCGGCTATTACCCCGCGAACAAGGCGGCAAAGCTCGACCCGATCGAAGCCCTGCGGTACGAATGA
- a CDS encoding Crp/Fnr family transcriptional regulator, giving the protein MPAEELKRELQRHFPFWSGLSPAEQDLLLSHSSPAVFRRGETLHGSGNDCLGVILVESGTLRAYMLSDEGREITLYRLYPGDTCVLMASCVLDYITFEVHMDAESDTQAVIVSPGAFARLSEHNLAVENFSYKLAAERFSDVMWAMQQILFMSFDRRLAIFLVDELSKTKGDTIRMTHEQVAKYVGSAREVVSRMLKYFAEEGIVSLSRGGIKILDREKLRRLTR; this is encoded by the coding sequence ATGCCGGCTGAAGAACTGAAGCGCGAGCTGCAGCGGCATTTCCCGTTCTGGAGCGGTCTTTCCCCCGCGGAACAGGACCTGCTGCTCAGCCATTCCTCCCCGGCCGTGTTCCGCCGGGGGGAAACTCTGCACGGCAGCGGGAACGACTGCCTCGGGGTGATCCTCGTCGAAAGCGGCACGCTGCGCGCCTACATGCTTTCGGACGAAGGGCGCGAGATCACGCTGTACCGGCTTTATCCGGGCGACACCTGCGTGCTGATGGCCTCGTGCGTGCTGGACTACATCACGTTCGAGGTCCACATGGATGCCGAATCCGACACGCAGGCCGTCATCGTCAGCCCCGGCGCTTTCGCCCGGCTTTCGGAGCATAACCTGGCCGTAGAGAATTTTTCCTACAAGCTTGCCGCCGAACGCTTTTCCGACGTGATGTGGGCGATGCAGCAGATCCTGTTCATGAGCTTCGACCGGCGGCTCGCGATTTTCCTTGTGGATGAGCTGAGCAAGACGAAAGGCGACACCATCCGCATGACGCATGAGCAGGTGGCGAAATATGTGGGAAGCGCCCGCGAGGTCGTTTCGCGCATGCTGAAATATTTTGCGGAAGAGGGCATCGTCTCGCTTTCGCGCGGCGGAATCAAAATTCTGGACCGGGAAAAACTGCGCCGGCTGACCCGATAG
- a CDS encoding MBL fold metallo-hydrolase encodes MKLQGWYLYNSAFALKTEKHFFIFDYYPYDGEPASGGFDEGRLDVSGLSGEDVVVFVSHAHYDHYDECIFSWREAIPNLRYVISDDVPVPARLRGDDITFVREWERYRWPDFSVRTLHSTDAGVAFLIRTEGLTIYHGGDLNWWKWPGESPAYNEQMGRDYRREIDSLGHIGIDLAFVPLDGRLEENYALGLDYFMRHTETSRVVPMHFRDQYEVFDWLKKEPCAEPYLSRVEILTRRGQKFCAAGR; translated from the coding sequence ATGAAGCTTCAGGGCTGGTATTTGTACAACAGCGCGTTTGCGCTGAAAACGGAGAAGCATTTTTTTATTTTTGATTACTATCCCTACGACGGGGAGCCGGCTTCCGGCGGCTTCGACGAGGGAAGGCTCGACGTGAGCGGGCTTTCCGGGGAAGATGTGGTGGTGTTTGTTTCCCACGCGCATTACGACCATTACGACGAATGTATTTTCAGCTGGCGCGAAGCGATCCCGAACCTGCGCTATGTGATTTCGGACGACGTTCCCGTGCCCGCCCGGCTGCGGGGGGACGACATCACGTTCGTGCGGGAGTGGGAGCGGTACCGCTGGCCCGATTTTTCCGTGCGCACCCTTCATTCCACCGACGCGGGGGTCGCGTTCCTGATCCGCACGGAGGGCCTGACGATTTACCACGGGGGCGACCTGAACTGGTGGAAGTGGCCGGGGGAAAGCCCCGCGTATAACGAGCAGATGGGGCGGGATTACCGCCGCGAGATCGATTCGCTCGGCCATATCGGAATCGATCTCGCGTTCGTGCCGCTGGACGGCCGCCTGGAGGAAAACTACGCGCTCGGGCTCGACTATTTCATGAGGCATACCGAAACGTCGCGCGTGGTGCCGATGCACTTCCGGGACCAGTACGAGGTGTTCGACTGGCTGAAAAAAGAACCGTGCGCCGAGCCGTATCTTAGCCGCGTGGAAATCCTGACCCGCCGCGGACAAAAATTTTGCGCCGCCGGCAGGTGA
- the skiY gene encoding subunit of efflux permease exporting the starvation-induced killing protein (ATP-binding protein) (Evidence 2a : Function from experimental evidences in other organisms; PubMedId : 9987136, 22707703; Product type t : transporter), with amino-acid sequence MSRKPVIEMHDIVKTFYLGTPNELEILHGISLTVYDGEFVSIVGASGSGKSTLMNIIGALDRPTSGEYLLDGSPTMKMPSNELSQIRNREIGFVFQTFNLIPRSTALGNVELPMLYAGVPRAKRIKRAQELLEMVEMSERSRHMPNELSGGQKQRVAIARAMANDPSIILADEPTGALDSATGRLVMDLFHALHEKQGKTIVLITHNQELAKETERIVTIRDGRIESDRGGEQAAHPAEQEAQP; translated from the coding sequence ATGAGCAGGAAACCCGTCATCGAAATGCACGACATCGTGAAGACCTTCTACCTCGGCACCCCGAACGAGCTGGAAATCCTGCACGGGATCAGCCTTACGGTGTACGACGGGGAATTCGTCTCCATCGTGGGGGCCTCCGGCTCCGGAAAATCCACGCTGATGAACATCATCGGCGCGCTGGACCGCCCCACCTCCGGCGAATATCTGCTCGACGGCTCCCCCACCATGAAAATGCCGAGCAACGAGCTTTCCCAAATCCGCAACCGGGAAATCGGCTTCGTGTTCCAGACCTTCAACCTGATCCCCCGCTCCACCGCGCTCGGCAACGTGGAGCTGCCGATGCTGTACGCCGGGGTCCCCCGCGCCAAGCGGATCAAACGCGCGCAGGAGCTTCTGGAGATGGTGGAGATGTCCGAGCGCTCCCGCCATATGCCGAACGAGCTTTCCGGCGGGCAGAAGCAGCGCGTCGCGATCGCGCGCGCCATGGCCAACGACCCTTCCATCATTCTGGCGGACGAACCGACCGGCGCGCTGGACAGCGCCACCGGCCGCCTGGTGATGGACCTGTTTCACGCGCTTCACGAAAAGCAGGGAAAGACGATCGTGCTGATCACGCATAACCAGGAGCTCGCCAAGGAGACCGAGCGGATCGTCACGATCCGTGACGGGCGGATCGAAAGCGACCGGGGCGGTGAACAGGCCGCGCACCCGGCGGAACAGGAGGCGCAGCCATGA
- a CDS encoding Putative dihydroxyacetone kinase, ADP-binding subunit (Evidence 3 : Putative function from multiple computational evidences) — MDATYLLKLLKEIQDMMAQNRDYLIDLDRVVGDGDLGLTMSDGFSAAYRAAKESGETDAGRLLYTAGKAMSTAVPSTMGTLMASGWMSAGKALKGKTELTEADVALLFSAYLDGVAKLGKAKTGEKTFLDGLSPAVDAMAAAAKTGEPLPEMAKRAAAAAKAGFESTAGMMAVHGRAATRGEASRPLKDPGAAVAALMMRAFEKSAS, encoded by the coding sequence ATGGATGCCACTTATTTGTTGAAACTGCTCAAAGAAATACAGGATATGATGGCGCAGAACAGGGATTATCTGATCGACCTGGACCGCGTGGTCGGCGACGGCGACCTTGGGTTGACGATGAGCGACGGCTTTTCCGCCGCTTACCGGGCGGCGAAGGAATCCGGGGAAACAGACGCGGGGCGCCTGCTCTACACCGCGGGAAAAGCGATGTCCACGGCTGTGCCGTCCACCATGGGCACGCTGATGGCGTCGGGCTGGATGAGCGCGGGCAAGGCGCTGAAGGGCAAAACGGAGCTTACCGAAGCGGACGTCGCCCTGCTGTTTTCGGCCTATCTCGACGGCGTCGCAAAGCTGGGCAAGGCCAAAACCGGGGAGAAGACGTTTCTGGACGGTCTCTCCCCCGCCGTGGACGCGATGGCCGCCGCCGCGAAAACCGGGGAGCCGCTCCCGGAAATGGCAAAAAGGGCGGCCGCCGCCGCGAAGGCGGGCTTTGAATCGACCGCCGGCATGATGGCCGTCCACGGCAGGGCCGCCACGCGCGGGGAAGCATCCCGCCCTTTGAAAGACCCGGGCGCCGCCGTCGCCGCGCTGATGATGCGCGCCTTTGAAAAAAGCGCCTCCTGA
- a CDS encoding HlyD family secretion protein, translated as MKKKKKLLIAAGVIVVGCIGAYLFFSNQKPAPAQVQTAALKPTTLRSTVEASGLVESTDNANVYSEVAAPIKHVAVKAGDHVSAGQLLCELDDKDVQDTLKQKEIALSTGAQASDQKIKSAQKKYDQDRSTLSSGLNTQINTAKDQVVTAQRTLDDAKNKQAVNQARVDQEVKDKLITYQSTLKDAKVKLDRAKKDYTDCKKDLDEDYDSLKKKIQELKKNKNNNSDDKKHLEDLEEQLSDFEEENGIFDDETGRLVTSLKDLRQAQEDAQRAYDTALKSLSAAQTSAENAAADEMRDYNKAVDDAQVAYGSAVRALSEAQTTVAQGLDTTKDSIESEKIAANDEALRAEIQSAKTSLSKYRITAPVSGTITQVLAEDNATPQGLLFVIEDTNALQVAVKVKEYDVNSIKEGMKAIVTADATGDKEYEGVVQKIYPAASKSADGKETTGSDVEFEADVLVQTADSDLKIGMNAKSQIILEEKQNVLTVPFDALVEGGKDGPAIYTPQKNKDGTYTVKAVPVKTGLENDIETEITGEGISAGTLFLSDVKAAAPGKVIALAPSGKSASASEAAP; from the coding sequence GTGAAGAAAAAGAAAAAACTTCTTATCGCCGCCGGCGTGATCGTCGTGGGCTGCATCGGGGCTTACCTGTTTTTCTCCAATCAGAAGCCCGCTCCCGCGCAGGTGCAGACGGCGGCGCTGAAGCCGACCACGCTGCGCAGCACCGTGGAGGCGAGCGGCCTGGTGGAAAGCACCGACAACGCCAATGTCTATTCGGAAGTAGCGGCCCCCATCAAGCATGTCGCGGTCAAGGCCGGCGACCATGTGTCTGCGGGGCAGCTGCTGTGCGAGCTGGATGACAAGGACGTGCAGGATACCCTGAAGCAGAAGGAGATCGCGCTGAGCACCGGGGCGCAGGCCTCGGACCAGAAGATCAAATCGGCCCAGAAAAAATACGACCAGGACCGCAGCACGCTTTCCAGCGGCCTGAACACGCAGATCAACACCGCCAAGGACCAGGTGGTCACCGCCCAGCGGACGCTGGATGACGCGAAAAACAAGCAGGCGGTGAATCAGGCCCGGGTGGATCAGGAAGTGAAAGACAAACTGATTACATACCAATCCACCTTAAAAGACGCCAAAGTAAAGCTGGACCGCGCGAAAAAAGACTATACCGACTGTAAAAAAGATCTGGATGAAGATTATGACTCGCTTAAGAAGAAAATCCAAGAACTAAAGAAGAACAAAAACAATAATTCCGATGATAAAAAGCATCTAGAAGACCTTGAAGAGCAGCTTTCCGATTTTGAGGAAGAAAACGGTATTTTCGACGATGAAACAGGTAGACTAGTCACTTCGCTGAAAGATCTCCGCCAGGCACAGGAGGACGCACAGCGCGCGTATGATACGGCGCTGAAAAGCCTGTCCGCCGCGCAGACCTCCGCCGAGAACGCGGCCGCCGACGAGATGAGGGACTACAACAAGGCGGTCGACGATGCGCAGGTAGCCTACGGCAGCGCCGTGCGGGCGCTGAGCGAGGCCCAGACGACGGTGGCGCAGGGGCTGGACACGACGAAGGACAGCATCGAGTCAGAGAAGATCGCCGCGAACGACGAGGCGCTTCGGGCCGAGATTCAGTCGGCGAAAACAAGCCTGAGCAAATACCGCATCACGGCGCCGGTCTCCGGCACCATCACGCAGGTGCTCGCCGAGGACAACGCGACCCCGCAGGGCCTGCTGTTCGTGATCGAGGATACGAACGCCCTTCAGGTGGCGGTCAAGGTGAAGGAATACGACGTGAACAGCATCAAGGAAGGCATGAAGGCCATCGTCACGGCGGATGCGACCGGAGACAAGGAATACGAGGGCGTCGTGCAGAAAATCTACCCCGCCGCCTCAAAGAGCGCGGATGGCAAGGAAACCACGGGCAGCGATGTGGAATTCGAGGCGGACGTTCTGGTGCAGACGGCGGACAGCGACCTGAAAATCGGCATGAACGCCAAATCCCAGATCATTCTGGAAGAAAAGCAGAACGTCCTTACGGTTCCGTTCGACGCGCTCGTGGAAGGCGGAAAAGACGGCCCGGCGATTTACACCCCGCAGAAAAACAAGGATGGTACATACACCGTGAAGGCGGTTCCGGTGAAGACCGGGCTGGAAAACGACATTGAAACGGAGATCACCGGCGAAGGGATCTCGGCGGGGACCCTGTTCCTTTCCGACGTAAAGGCGGCCGCGCCCGGCAAGGTGATCGCGCTCGCCCCATCCGGGAAATCGGCGTCGGCGTCGGAGGCGGCGCCATGA